TGAGGACTATCGGTTGGTAAAAGAACATCATGATTCGCAAGGATACTGGCGATCTACAGCCTTCTTTCTTTACAGACAAAAATCTCCTCTCCACAGCTACttgaaggactttcgtcctttttATTACATATTCTAAAATGGCAAGACAAGGACTGCACgttggccaaaggacatcaagATGGTCCTTGAGGTGACTTAAAAAATAACATATCTCAGAAACTATAAGGACGATTAAAATGCCCTTTGGACAGATTATAGTCCTTGTCATCCGCAAGGATAACGCCAATCAACATCCTTCTTCTTTACAGACAAATATATCTGTTGCTCACTTAgagctatttttatataagaagGATATAGATTTTTGGCTATAACTCGGCGAAATCCTTAAGGATCTGGTATGAGCACACTTTTTGACTCGCAGGATCGTGCGTCAAACGATCCGTAAGGATTTAGTACAATTAATATAATGAAAACCTATGTCAAACTTAAATTTATCCTAATCTTAAAGTAGTCAGGACAAGTATTATTGTATGCAGATATTATTGTTCGGCTCTCACAGGAGCATGCAATGCTATAATTTATTACTATTCAAAAGttgcttataaataaataatatatttaaagagaaaaaaaatatgtagagcacatatgtaaatatatgctGCATTTAGTGATATATAATGCAAAGTTGTGTCTTTGAACTGTCTCGTGGTTGTCTTAAAATTAGTTTGTCTGTAGATTTAATTGAGCCTATTATGCGGGAACGTTGATATTCTGATCCTTTGGCGGTTTCTTCTTGAAGCCAATGGCATCCGCTTCCTTGACCGTTGTGGGCAACACAAGGTTTGTGGTTTCGGGAAAGAACAGAGTCAGGCATCCGCTAAATATGGCAGCGCAAGCGAAGAGAATGGCTGGAGCATTTGTATAATACTTGGCCTAAATTGAGATTGAGAAGTTTATAGGTTAATAGGAATATGACAAatagaaaatcaaataaagttACCAATAGCGGCGTCTGCGGCGCCAACATGGAACCAAATCTGCCCATCATGGAGCAAAAGCTCAACAAGCTGTTCCTCAGATTAGTGGGAAAGATTTCTGAAGCGAAGAAATAGAGCACCTGGAAGCTAGCCGTGATGGTCAGCTTACCGACCAGGAAGAGCACCAGCTGCAAGACTTGTTGATCGCCTCCGGCGAAAATGGTGCCAATGCAACAGAGGCCACTGAACAGCATAAGACCACACAGGGAGTAGCGTCTGCCAAAGCGATCCATGATCAGAAGTGGCATAAAGAAGCCCGGAATCTCCACCAGTGCAATAAAAGCAAAGTTGTTGTACTTATTGCCATCCAAAAGCACCACGTTCAAGCTGAGCCCATAGTAGACCAGCACATGGACAATCCAGCACAAGGAGCAATTGGCAATGCGCCACTTAAAATTGCTGAAGGCCTCACGAATGGGAAATTTACTCTCGTCGGACTGCTGGAGCTTATCCCGATTGGCTATGACCAATTTGTCCAATGCACTCTCCGACAGCTTGCGCTTATTCACCCTGGCCGCTCGGCGTAGAATGCCCCGAGCTCGCTCCTCCTTGCCGACACTTAGCAACCAGCGCACGCTCTCGGGCAAAATCCAGAAGTAGGCGAGCAGAATCAGCGAAGGCGTGTAGGCAATTCGCAGCAGAGTGCGCCAGTGCGGAAAGGCCTTCGCGAACATGGCCAGGGACACTTCGCCGATGGCATAGAAAATGGTTATCACACTGCAGGCGAGCACACGACGCTTTGGGCCCACCAGCTCAATGCCAATCACAAAGCACGTTGAGTACAGGGTGCTGCTGGTCATGTTGTCcaaaaactcaaaaacaaGGAAGCAAATATAGTTGGGTGAATAGGAGCGCACAATGCCCAACACGGCGCCCAAAATTCCGCCCAAGGCAATGGAAAAGCTGCGACCATAACTGCAAAACAATGGAAAATTAACAGTATTGTAATGGAAAAATTGCTTAATACAAGTTAAACATACCGATCGGCCACAAAACCTCCGAGCGGTATGCCAAAGAATTGTCCCAGATTGTTTATGGTGCCGACAAGTGATAATTTCCATTCATCGTCGCAGAATATCTCAAACTTTAAAAAGATTCCATTTAGTTCAgaaagttattttttattacacttttatttatttcgttaTCCCCATACCCCCGTCCCGCTCCAATAATGCAAATATAACGAACAAGTTTCCGCAATAAATTGGcgtaacaaaagatttattttgcaGCTCATTATTCACTTGACTCGCCAGTTTATTTGCTTGTGTGATTTACTGTCACTTGCATATCTAATCTAGAATGGTTATTTACTTATGCTGCAATTGCTTGTGCCCCTGAAAACTGAGCTCCGGGTCGCCCAGACGCAGTTCAGACGAGTCTCTGACTTTGACTTGTGACACATTTATCTTATGTCTACAAGCCAATTAGTTAAGtgataaaatttcaaattgttgggaaatttctagtgtgcctaagatgcacataaagaaaaacacacgtagtggttcggttaaatgtttaatggaaacttcaaagcatgagtacaaaaatctgaacaagtactcaattacagaatgagtactatgctgatacaatgttgccagattataaagaagcttaacagcttattgtcactattttaacacttcttcttaagctaattataatcagttgcaaaataacaaatttaattcaatccaAGTGTTTTTACAAAGCCTACGTGCTTTTGCttacttaaacattttgttagtatatctgcaacattattatttgtaggTACGTATTCTAATGCAATATCATTACATTGTACCTTTTCACGTATAAAATGATACCTTATGTCTATGTGCTTAGTGCGCTTATGATGGACTGGATTTTGCGCAATATGTTGCGCGCTTAGGTTGTCGCCACATATAGTCAACGGCTCTGTATCCTTTGACCATCCCATCTCACTAAGTAGCCTGCGTAGATAAACTGCTTCTTTGGCAGCCATggacaaagaaatatattctgCTTCAGTGCTGCTCAATGCGACAACGCTTTGCTTTGATGAAGTCCAAGAGAACGCACTGCCTGCCAGGAAAAATGCGTAGCCACTATAGGATCTCCTGTCCAGCCGATCGTTGCCCcaatctgcatctgcatagcCTTTTAGTGGTTTGCCATTTTTACGGTATACTAATTTCATATTCTTTGTACCCGCAAGATATCTTAGAATGTGCTTTGCTGCAGACTGGTGTTCTCCATGAGGATTAGCATTTCTTTGTGATAATTTGTTTACAGCATGCAAAATGTCTGGTCGGCTCAAAACTGCTAAGTATATAAGCGAACCAATTAATGACTGATATTGCGTTATATTTACCTTTACACAAGTATCGTCGTTGCAGTCCACTTGAAAACCTGGGTCAAGAGGTGTGCTTACTGGACGGCAATTGCTCATGCCATACTTGTCCAATAGGCCTTGAATGTGCGTCTTCTGGCACAGCGAAACGGAACCTCGATCGCCGTCGCGTTGGATTTCCATGCCTAGGAAATAGCTAATGGGGCCTCCAtcgtgcattttaaaatttgatgcaATCTTCTTCTTAATCACGGCTATGTCTTCTTCGCTGGGACACACTATGATTAAATCGTCGACGTAGACAGCGATGTagctgaattgttgttgcttttgcttgacGTATAAGcatgcttcatttttgcatcTTTTAAAATCCATGCCTCTCAATACCTCATCGAGCGTATTGTTCCAAACTCGTCCGGATTGTTTAAGCCCGTAAAGTGCCTTTTCTAGTTTGAGGACTTTATTTGGATGCTGCTTGTCAATAAAATTCGGCGGCTGTTTCATGTACACAGTTTCATTAAGCTTACTATTTAAGTATGCGTTTGAAATGTCGACTTGATGCATATACAGCTCTTTTTCGGCAGCTATTGCGAATAACATGCGAATGGTTTCATATCGAATTACGGGAGAAAACGTTTCCCAGTAATTGACACCAAATTGTTGACCACAACCTTGTGCAACTAGTCGAGacttaaatttttcaatattaccATCTTTATCTCTCTTGATTCGGTAAACCCATTTTGAACCAATGGCCTTTTGTCCAGGAGGTAGCTCACACACTGACCATGTCTCATTTGCTTGTAAAGCGTCGTACTCTATTTGCATAGACTTTTCCCAATCCTGCGCATTTTGGCCATGTAATGCTTCTGCAACTGACTGCGGAGTTTCAATGTCTTCAATCTGATTAAGACTATTGATCAATTGGTACTGCTTTCTGGGCCTGCCTGGCTGACCTGTACGTATAATTTTtggcctgccacgcccatgttTTACTACAGCTTCAACTTGTGGCAGCGCTACTTGGTCATTGTCGTCATCGTTGCCATCTTCTCCTGGATCGCTTGCGCTCACAAAatcctcctcttcttcttcatttgagTCACTGTTGTACTCTTGCACCTCGGCAGGTTGCTCTGGGTGGTTTTTTGCAACCTCATGATTTGACTCAAACGGGATAATGTACGTCGTGAAGGTGTTTCTGTCTGAAATACTGCATGCATCAGTTGTTGCTATGTCAAACTCACCTTCAATGAATTTGACATCCCTTCTTTCAATAACTGTTCGCTTCTCGCGATCATATAGGCGATATGCCTTTGCTGTAAAGGAGtaaccaacaaaaatgtactcCTTGCCCTTTGCTTGGAACTTGCTTTTTCTGACTTTGTCGAGTGCAAATGCCCGCGAGCCAAATACTCTCAAGTGCTGTACTGATGGCTTGCGATCCTTCCATACCTCAAATGGTGTGCTTCCATCTAATGCTTTTGTGGGACATCTGTTGCGCAAATAaactgctgttgcaacagcctctgcccacaaaaattcttcaagctTTGAATGAATTAGAAgactttttgccatttcaacGATGGTCCGATTAGCACGTTCGGCCACACCATTTTGCTGCGGAGTGTAAGGAACTGTTAATTGCCTCTTTATACCGCactcgatcaaaaattcagtGAATTGCTTATTCACATACTCTGTTCCATTGTCGCTGCGCACagcctttattttatttcctgtttggcattctacaaaagttttaaacattttaaacttttcaaaaacttgGCTTTTTGAGTGCATAAGGTAAACAAATATCTTGCGTGAGTAGTCATCAATAAAAGTTACGAAATATCGATTGCCTGCAAGCGACTTAACATTCATCGGACCACATACGTCTGTATGTACTAAGTCCAGTACTTGCTTTGAGACACGATTCGCTTTCTGTGGGAATGgcaatgcacaaatttttgctttattacatgtatcgcaatttatttctaattgtacattttcaacTTTCATACCACGCACCAGTTGCTTATCATTaagcaatttcaaatccttaaaaTTCAGGTGGCCAAATCTATTGTGCCATTTTATGGAAGATGAATCAGAACTATTTAGCATATGAACCTGATCAAGACTATGTTTGTAAACATACAAACCATTTTCGTGTCTTGCCCTTATTATCTCGTTGCCTTCTTTGTCTTTTATCAGCGCAATTTTCCCTTCAAATATGGTAGAATTCTCAAACTTTGCTGCAGCACTTACTGATAAAAAATTCATGCTTAAGTCAGGgacatataaaacattttgcagctttaattttattctattgCAGTGCAACTCAACACTGCCACTGCCGGGTGAATCGATAAACTTATTTGCGGCCAACATTATCGACGTCTTTTTATCAGCATACGTAAGGAACATGCTGCGGTCGCAGCACATGTGCGATGTTGCACCACTGTCAACGCACCAAAAACTCTTTTGCTTCTCCTTGACACACGTGTGCATTAAGCATAGAGACTTTTCGTCCTTTTGGCTCTTTTTATCatccttctttttatttcggcAATCGCTCGCTCGATGCCCTTCTTTTtcgcaattaaaacatttgcctcGGAATGGCTGCTTACTGCTATTCTTTCTGCCTTTGCTTTCGACACTGTTGTTGTCCCGCGGTCcattatgtttgtgtgtatacacTGCTTCTGGTGTCCCTATGCCGTCTCTGCTAGCTCTTTCTTGCTTTCGCGTGGCCTCTTCTAACATTTTAACCTTGACGACTTCGAATTTGGGCAGCTCATCGCGTGTCTCAATCGCTATTACAAAATTTTCCCATGTGTCTGGTAGACTGCTCAAAAACATGATGACCTGCAACTCGTCATTGAGTTTGATGTCTAATTCTgccaacttttcaattgtcTCAACAAATGAATTGACATATGCGACTACATCGTCACCCTGCTGCATATTGAaacgtattaatttttgatataattgGACCTTCCTAATCGGTCCAACTGAGACATGAATTTCCTTTAGTTTTTTCCATACAGCTGCAGATGTTGGGCATGACTTGATATGCATCAACTGTGTTGGCttcagatttaaaattatgtaagccatcgctttttggtcgacactAACCCATTTTTCGATATCCTCACCATTTCCTTCTGGCTTAACAtattttccacacacaacattcCATAGGTCCGCCACCACCAAGACACTTTTCATGGCCATATGCCATACGTCATAATTGTCCTCACcaagtttttctatttgatgCGACATGTTCATTTTGACAATTTCACCACGTTATTCTTCGCacgaaataaactttttaaaaatttaacaaaaggaAGCTTTCAAAACCATAGACACTTTGTGTACTTATTTAACCGAAAACAACGAGACCTGGGCCCATAACCAAtgttgggaaatttctagtgtgcctaagatgcacataaagaaaaacacacgtagtggttcggttaaatgtttaatggaaacttcaaagcatga
The sequence above is a segment of the Drosophila virilis strain 15010-1051.87 chromosome 3, Dvir_AGI_RSII-ME, whole genome shotgun sequence genome. Coding sequences within it:
- the SLC22A gene encoding organic cation transporter protein isoform X2 is translated as MSCKINLLLRQFIAETCSLYLHYWSGTGFEIFCDDEWKLSLVGTINNLGQFFGIPLGGFVADRYGRSFSIALGGILGAVLGIVRSYSPNYICFLVFEFLDNMTSSTLYSTCFVIGIELVGPKRRVLACSVITIFYAIGEVSLAMFAKAFPHWRTLLRIAYTPSLILLAYFWILPESVRWLLSVGKEERARGILRRAARVNKRKLSESALDKLVIANRDKLQQSDESKFPIREAFSNFKWRIANCSLCWIVHVLVYYGLSLNVVLLDGNKYNNFAFIALVEIPGFFMPLLIMDRFGRRYSLCGLMLFSGLCCIGTIFAGGDQQVLQLVLFLVGKLTITASFQVLYFFASEIFPTNLRNSLLSFCSMMGRFGSMLAPQTPLLAKYYTNAPAILFACAAIFSGCLTLFFPETTNLVLPTTVKEADAIGFKKKPPKDQNINVPA
- the SLC22A gene encoding solute carrier family 22 member 3 isoform X1; its protein translation is MTTPEQAPLPAINQMEMAVNSNAADPEEITLDAILKHIGQFGRFQLFIFLLICLPMMFHAMFSVTYVFTAGTVMHRCNITECDGPDSQYDEPWTEYSIPKNGRELDKCNRYDNYQLSSWNQTQNICLADNYNKEKIERCPGNDFKFRDQEFTISNDFEIFCDDEWKLSLVGTINNLGQFFGIPLGGFVADRYGRSFSIALGGILGAVLGIVRSYSPNYICFLVFEFLDNMTSSTLYSTCFVIGIELVGPKRRVLACSVITIFYAIGEVSLAMFAKAFPHWRTLLRIAYTPSLILLAYFWILPESVRWLLSVGKEERARGILRRAARVNKRKLSESALDKLVIANRDKLQQSDESKFPIREAFSNFKWRIANCSLCWIVHVLVYYGLSLNVVLLDGNKYNNFAFIALVEIPGFFMPLLIMDRFGRRYSLCGLMLFSGLCCIGTIFAGGDQQVLQLVLFLVGKLTITASFQVLYFFASEIFPTNLRNSLLSFCSMMGRFGSMLAPQTPLLAKYYTNAPAILFACAAIFSGCLTLFFPETTNLVLPTTVKEADAIGFKKKPPKDQNINVPA